CTGTGACATTATGATAAGAGGATCCACCTTCCTGAACAGCTTTATGTGCTTTTTCCTTCAACTCCTTCACTCGTTTTCTGAACAACCCTCCTTCATCCTTCATTACCTTTCTCACAGCACTCTCAATTCTTTCCCAGCCCACCAGCTCCTTTCTCACATCATAGGGCGACATGCTCCATTCCCAAACCCCCACACTCTCCCCAATCCCAAGCACCTCAGTCACCAACTTCTCACACAAAAACTGGTCACCAAACCTAGGCATGGTGATCAAAGGCACCCCCTCACAAATCCCCTCCAACACTGAACTAGCCCCACAATGTGTTAGGAACCCTCCAATGCCAACATGCTTCAATATCAAACCCTGTGGAACCCACCCTCTCACTACCATTCCTCTGTCGTCTTCCCTCATCCTTTCTTCAATCCCATGCAGCAATCCTTCTTCATTCACTTTCTTCGGAAGCACCAAGATGAAATTGTGCCCTGAGGCCTCCAACCCACGCGCAATCTCCAAATATTGCTCTTTGCTCAGACGAGACAAGCTTCCAAAACATACATACACCACTGACCTGGCTTCCTTTGTGCTCAGCCAGTTGAGGCACTCATGTTCACCACCAACCTAAAATTACTTGACAAACCAAATCATAATCTTGCAAAAGATagatattcataacaaaatgGTAAATCTGTGTCTTGGTGAAATCTTACTGATCTAATGCTTTTGTGGCTTACATGATTCTCTTGTGATGATGTGCCTCTTCTGTGGTAATAATCCACCATAAGCGAGAGTTTGCCAACGTGCCACACCTTAACGCCGGTGAGTTTCTGGTAGTACTCGGTGTACCCATCTTCGAGCTCTGCAAAGGTGTCCACGATAACCCCAACACTGTTGTTTTCCTTGGCTTGCAGCATAGTACGAGCCATGGTGTGGAAGCTGGTGGTCCACGGGTTAAAGTTAAGCGTGACATTGTGTGGGAGAGAACCAGGGACGACAAAAGAAAGCGAAGAATCCGAAGGAAACGCTTGGTGTTGGGAGTTGTTGATGGCCTCAGCAACGCAAAGAGCGAAGATGGGCATGGGGTTGTAAACCGCGGTGGCGATGTTGAGTGTGGAAGAGAAATTCCATGGAAACATTATGTCCAAAATCACAGCATGAGGAGGGTTTTGCTGCAGAAAGGTTTCTATCTGGGGTTTGAGGTCTTGTGTGGCCTTCCATATCTTGTACGCGGTTCGGTTGTCTTCTGCAGATGATAGATTCTCAGAAGAAAGACCATGTTCGTTGGAGGGGAGGTTGAAGGTATGAACTTTGAGGTGTTTTGGGATGAATTGAGCGTTTGAAGGAGTTGTGAGAACCGTAACATGGTGGCCACGAAAGGCTAAAACTTGACCCAGATTGATCTGTGGCATCATGTGCCCTGGTGATGGAAATGGGAGGAGGTAGAGCTTCAGAGAACTTGAATCTGCCTCAGAAAATAAACCTTCCATCTCTTAGATTTCTCCTTGTGAATTGTTTTGCAGACCTGTTTATGCAGCATATAAACAGAGCATACCCCGATTATATGATGCAGACACAGATCCACTTGTGTAAAGAATCTGTGAAATGCACAAATGAAAAACGAAAATCAAGTGGTGTAAAGAATTTTTCGTGCTTATAACCGAAGTTTTACCTTAAAACTTGACTATGATTTTTACATTGGTGAAGTCTAACAAGGAGAAACTTAAAAGTCAGAGAAAAACTACCTTAAATTCCGGTCCTCCTACGTAACGATGGTGATggataataattaagaaaaagaagacaagtaatttaaaatttaaaaggaaaTGTTGTGTAGAAGGTAAGAGAGATTTGCGAACAGAGAAGAGGCATCaagtatgtatatatacatatatatatatatatatatatatatatatatatatatatatatatatatatatatatatatatatatatatatatatatatatatatatgtatatatgtatatatgtatatatgtatatatgtatgtatgtatttagTTGGGTGATGAGTTGATATGAAAAATCATTGGATTGTTACGTGGATTGAATAGAAGAGAGTGGTGCTTCGTGTCTTAGTCTCTCTGTTCCTCGTGGCACTCGTTTTGCGTATATTGATTTGAATATTTTGTGGTCCCACCATTCTTAATTTCTTCCAAATGAAGAACTACCTTAATTATTGTCTTAGAATATGATTTGTAGGATAGTTATAATAAACGTGTCTCTTATTAAaatttgagttattttttattttaatttttctttcattttcttttatttttcatcacctttttctaccttttttttttcttatatttctttCCACCTTCTAAACATAAAGTTAGTCGACATAAATCCTTAATTACAAGAATTCCAAACATATTAGTTCAATaacttgtaattaaattaaaagtttcttTCCCTCAAACCTCCTATCTCTCTCAACATAAACTAAACTTTATTTGGCATTGTTCCCATTACAAGTCTCACATTTTAGTGAGGAAGgaagataaatgaaaaaaaattaaaattaaaaaaaaacaaattttgacacataatattttttaaataatattaacttaaatttaatggaataaattacattaagttttataaaaaaaatataaagactcaataaaaaaatatggaaactAACACTAATTAAaaacctaaataaaaaattactaattaattttttttattttatatattaaataattattaacataaaagtCATTCtgaaaactaataaaataaatattctgtttattcattttgtaatattataatcatataCTAAAAGTTAAAACTGATAAGAAACACTAAAAAATCTAagaaataagttataaaaataatatttttattaacagtTATGAATAAGAAAATACGTGAAATTTGTGTTTGGTAAACCATCACTTTCAGTGAAAAGTGAGTATGTCCGAGAAATTCCTTTCCTAAACTTTTGTACtgtaactttctttttttccacCTAAATTTTGtacttgaaaattttgttttcactaATTTAAGATTTACTTCTGTattctctttctttccttttaaaGTCTTTGATGGTATCTAAAGCCGTTTTTCCTTTCAAGATGACATCTTCTTCCACAATCCACACGTCCCTTCCTTTTGTAGGAGAGAATCTTCCTCAGTTCTTCCTCACACCATCAATACTTTCGTAACTTAAGCTTTATTTGAACGGAAGGATGGatttgaagaaataaatttaaagatgaaTGGTAAATAGtttgaattaagaaaaagatGGTCTGATATATGTTTATTTGAGAACAAATTGTGAAAATTTATGTATGGTgtgatgaataaaataaataaaaagaatgttttaatgaatattatattttaaaaaatgtttcaaaatataaattaaaattaaaatttacttaaagaaaaatataaatataaataaaatattttgaataaatattaaattttaaattattttaattatatatatttaatatatataatataaaaatgtatacaaacatattatattatatatatatatatatatattaaaatataattaatatataaaataataagttattataatttcttttgcaAATCTTCATATATGTGAAGAGAAAGCTTAAGAGGAAAAAGTTTTTTGGTTTTTGTGTTTTAACGATAtttatgaaagtttgtgaatgatttgattgatttgataaataacaaaaatttataatagataaaatttgaagattACTAAATTATCTATgatgataaaagtaaaataaaatgaattttggagagattaaaagttttaaattttaaaaaggaacACACACAGCACATATCACAACTACACACAACACACACCACATATATCAAAACTAGTTAGCTAATCGGTTTTGTCACTCTCTCACACACTACACATAGCACACACATAACtacacacaacaaacacacacacaccccaTAACTGGTTTTGTCACACACTCACtacacacaacacaacacacacTTGACTATCATGCACAACTTACCTTTTGATTTTATGAACGTATATCGTGTGAAGGATTGCTAAGGATGACAGAATGTCAAGGAGGGATGTTGGATAAAGCTTTTGCTTCTAGAATTAATATTCTTATAACTTTGGGAGGTGCCGTAATGAAATTAAGCATTTCTTCTAACCTTTTCATATACATTATTAGTTGATTTTCTAAATTCCAAAAACAATGACAGGTACCATTTTTGCCTTTGCTAGAGTAGACATCATGCGGGAGATACTAAAGTTCTATTCTTTATTTATGGGGTTTATTATCATAtccatgttttttttgtttcatttttcacattttctcCTAATATGGTGTTGTTTTTTGGTTATGAGTCTTTCATAGCTCATAGTCATGGATTCTATGCATTCTTTCTTTGACTTTGTTTCTTTCATAATGCATGATATCATATTGATTTATTGTTATACATCTCCTTCCATAATTTTATTCTTGGATATTCTTTTgcttcattttgattttatatttacattatttgaattaaaatgtttaaactaTGACCATGTATGGGTAAAAATGCAACCACTGTTTTTGTGATCTGCATTTACTACTTTGTTTGTGTTTTCCACAATAGTGCCccattttttctttacaaatgtAAACTTTTGAATTACGTTGACAGGTACTACTCAAAGACTAGGCACGTCGAAATACTAgctttaaaaataaaggaaggAACTGATTTTGTGGAAGGGGTTGAGTTCAATCTATGACATGGATGTAAACtccattttcaattaatttgtcACAATTgctaattttatatatgttaattcCATATTTGAGAATGACATATTACCTATGTAATCTACTTTTTATGTTCTTGATGTTCTTAAGCTTGGACTTATGAATTGTAATATAGATTTGCGATAACAAATTTGTGATCCAAGGATGTTTTCTATGCTATCAATTGCTTAGGCTGATTTTGTTGGGAACAAAATACTCAATTATGGCAAGTTCGTAGACGTGATAATTCACTTGCAAAGAATGGAGAATGATGAATATTTCCAAAAGCATTCATGTGTTCTAACAAAGACTAGATTCACTATATTGAGTTTGGCGAGCTAAAGACAACATTAGTAGATGAGTAGAGAGAAAATGACATTGTTGTATTGGATGACAAGATGGATTATACATGGTGAGGTAATACATTAGtcccttatttatttttttaatttgattacttTTTGGGTTGAATTTCAATAGATAGTACGGacaaatcaacttgttgaattcACTTATGACCTATATAAGTTGGTTTTAAGAGAGTTGATAAACACTTGATATTTCTAAGTGCGAAAAATAGTGATATGAATTTGGAAACTCACTATCTGAATTACATAGTTTGTAGTTGGtgtttgaagattttgaaaTCTTGGAGCAAAGTCTTGCTTGCTTATAACTAGAAGAACATGtgtttggttggctagggagagcctcCATCAAGTTTGGTTGTTCTTGTGCTTCTATGTGGTTCATGATGTGATTCTGGGTCTGTAACTGAGATTATTACATTGTAGGGGATAAGATTCTTGTGGGATTCAAGTATCTTggtgttttgttttattaaaaagtgtaatctttgaggaattttgtaaaacttttgatataGTGCATGATTAGGCTTAGGTTGTCCTGATAAATTGGATGTAGCTTAAgtattgagtgaaccagtataaaaatcaaTGTGTGATCCTATCTCCCTTATCTTATACATCAtttaaatctcaagaaaactcaCTAAATCAATCTTTGTAAGGTGTCTATGTGTTTTTACGTTATCTGGTAATACAACTAAGTTGGATATATTGATTGAAACAAATCTTGTTGGATAAAGAATGTTATTTGAGTAATTTGATAAAGAATGTTATTAGTTGattgattttatcttttaatctgttgaatcaTATTGTGTGAACagattaatctattatttttgtttttcgtCAACTGAAAAGTGTGATTTTGTCGCAATACATCTCTGATTTACTGgtcaatttaatttgttttaaaagggttttcataagttttaattggacatatttttaatactcatccaattcaacccccttcttggcttaGAACGATCTTTTAAACCTACAATAGTATTAAGAGCAACAAAATAAGATGATTCAAAAGCTTATTTTCTATCAAATATACTTTgatattattcataattaactTGATATGTTACTATTTTTGGTATATTATTGCTCATCATTTTGTTATGTATTAGCTTATCCTTGTacttgtgtgttttgttttctttctaacGCGAtgatcttatatttttatatatgggAGCAGTGTTTGAAGCTAAGGGTAAAAGTAGAGTAGCACAGAAACTAGAATGAACACTAAgaattagtataaaattatcttagataatccatttaaaaaaattaataaagttcctcttttatgttttgaaatacTAATAAGTTCATTTTGaatgtattttaaaaggtaatttGATCTAACTTTAAGAAATTTGGGCTGTTACAAgtaattatttatcaaaaaaaatttatgtaaattggttttttagtaattaatagTAAAGAAATTGATGgtcaaacaatttttaaatattaaatattactaaattttattattcgtACCTAACTTCACATTAAAATCACTATACCTAATTTCAGAAgcaacattaatttaaaattctcGTTCAGGCTAGTCTCCATGCTTTGAGCATCATTTGTGTAAAAGGAGCGGGTAGGTTTGCGTTGGCTGaactaataaaaaatcttaCAAAGTCCAAGTGTTTAGAGAACACTCCGGAATATTTCATATTGGGCAATATTAATGTCACCTGTGACGTATATATTTACCTTTTTGTGCTGTCCTAGttatttatttgtatgaatgaatataattataaatattgaattaatgtaattataaatatcGAGTTAATGTTATGATGGTTCTGAAACCAGGGGAAAGTGATATTGAAATAACTATctgttttatataaatttggtATTTCACAAATATCTATTAGGAAGATTGATATTCTATAATTTTTGCATTAAATACTTTTGTACTagaatttcatttaaaattagaattagtttatattttaaatttggtcaattttaattttaaaattttaaaattttaaaatattaaaattaaattaatatatttattttaattaaataatgttaatttttttaatatgttaaacgtattttaagttaatattgaagttatttatactgtttaTACATTTCTAATTCAATATTCATTAcgaaatatgtttttaaaaaaaattaatataattagataaaaaagactacatttatttatatttaaaatttaaaaacaaaaatatatatctaaaattttaaataaaaacaaattttaattttaaatcgaGATTTATGGTCTAAAATCATTCTTAACCATTTATATCATAACATCTAAATAGGTAAAGTAACACAGGGTAGGTGATTATTAaataacctttttattttattttagtggaCTACAgcattttatacataatatGTACCATTAATTATCATTGATATTCAATGTCTTTTGCGAaagatgtttttattattataaaattaagaagGGTAAACTATAATTAAGGATGCCACGTTGAAAGCGTGgtgatatgaaataattttctattttaatggAATTCTGAGGGTTAACCAGATAGCATTGAACACACCTTGAGCTGTTGAAATGGGCCGAAATGTTTTGTGCACATTCTGCTGTCAAAGATGTTACGAGGCTTCTTGAGTTTTCCAAAACTCTAGCTAAGGGCTGAAAATGGATGCTTCTACTCAAAGTTATTCaagttttcaataaaatatcatGCCATGCGGTGTTGCTCTTGCTTTCCTCAGGGTTTAGTTTTCTTAACTTATTTTCTCTAATTGAATTCTGTCCAGTTGGAATTTGATATCAATATTGTTTTGGCCTGATTTACGTGGAAGTTGTAATAaagattattttctttttatattttataatattaattctatcttttataatataattatttattaaaatttttaaaattaatgtttatttttatttattttctataaaattgtttatttttttttatttatcaaaaattaatttttttattcatttcactttatttgtaataaatataaatttattttatatattaacttaataatattatactatTATCATTAGTAACAAactatcattcatatttaaaaaattatacacacAAACGCTAttgttgtaacatcccatttaaataataacataattaaatgaaatcttacaccgaataaatataaagagccaagttgcggagtataaggtcactccttacagttattcaaggtacttaaaagaaaatattaaagctcactacaatgcctacaacccaaaaggagtaagagatagccAGTATTCAAAATAAAGCCTTAGGGACAATACAATACACGGATCTTAgtcctaaagaaaagcccaaataaaacgtgaagtccagcccaagtagactatgcagcgaaGTCATCTCTctcctgttgaccacgagtacctctcgcatctgctcccatcaataaattgatgatcatcgcaaaggtagaagaacaacatacaaggcaatcaaacaagcaaagagtaagctagagccaaaaagatttcatcatgcaaacagatatactttcacagtccaatatacacagatcatccaagcatgttatgaccttcaaatcaatacactaagactcgactcgactcatccggatacatataacctggtcggattcagcggatgcttgcacttgtggtggatacctctgctcacccccgagctatgtgttacaagtgttacaatgaatcaattccctcacacacaaggttagccctttaTGAGTTTCAgtcctcctgctactctcaccacaggagtcagtccgctctaagtgagactaactgactcctgactccttagagtgtcaggatgcaatccttaccttgaatccttaccaagttatatagatggggcaccaccatggacacccactaacagggaccatggaccatggaattacgtcccgaccactaaagcacgaccaggaagtctcacctagagactcatggatttacgtactgacaacataccaatcacattccaaacaaacaaataatattgatcatgcatttaacacctcacgccatcctttgtaacccatcatcattcatattccatgttcaTTTCATACCATCCCATTCTTCTCAATTCGGGGATATAGAACTTCACCTCATATCAATATTATGCcatcaatgtaacattattgttcataccgaattcatgaccacatatataaccaaccatttcatttaaatcgcatgcca
This region of Vigna unguiculata cultivar IT97K-499-35 chromosome 5, ASM411807v1, whole genome shotgun sequence genomic DNA includes:
- the LOC114183336 gene encoding UDP-glucose flavonoid 3-O-glucosyltransferase 7-like isoform X1, with the translated sequence MEGLFSEADSSSLKLYLLPFPSPGHMMPQINLGQVLAFRGHHVTVLTTPSNAQFIPKHLKVHTFNLPSNEHGLSSENLSSAEDNRTAYKIWKATQDLKPQIETFLQQNPPHAVILDIMFPWNFSSTLNIATAVYNPMPIFALCVAEAINNSQHQAFPSDSSLSFVVPGSLPHNVTLNFNPWTTSFHTMARTMLQAKENNSVGVIVDTFAELEDGYTEYYQKLTGVKVWHVGKLSLMVDYYHRRGTSSQENHVSHKSIRSVGGEHECLNWLSTKEARSVVYVCFGSLSRLSKEQYLEIARGLEASGHNFILVLPKKVNEEGLLHGIEERMREDDRGMVVRGWVPQGLILKHVGIGGFLTHCGASSVLEGICEGVPLITMPRFGDQFLCEKLVTEVLGIGESVGVWEWSMSPYDVRKELVGWERIESAVRKVMKDEGGLFRKRVKELKEKAHKAVQEGGSSYHNVTALLQSIKVTNV
- the LOC114183336 gene encoding UDP-glucose flavonoid 3-O-glucosyltransferase 7-like isoform X2, which gives rise to MEGLFSEADSSSLKLYLLPFPSPGHMMPQINLGQVLAFRGHHVTVLTTPSNAQFIPKHLKVHTFNLPSNEHGLSSENLSSAEDNRTAYKIWKATQDLKPQIETFLQQNPPHAVILDIMFPWNFSSTLNIATAVYNPMPIFALCVAEAINNSQHQAFPSDSSLSFVVPGSLPHNVTLNFNPWTTSFHTMARTMLQAKENNSVGVIVDTFAELEDGYTEYYQKLTGVKVWHVGKLSLMVDYYHRRGTSSQENHVGGEHECLNWLSTKEARSVVYVCFGSLSRLSKEQYLEIARGLEASGHNFILVLPKKVNEEGLLHGIEERMREDDRGMVVRGWVPQGLILKHVGIGGFLTHCGASSVLEGICEGVPLITMPRFGDQFLCEKLVTEVLGIGESVGVWEWSMSPYDVRKELVGWERIESAVRKVMKDEGGLFRKRVKELKEKAHKAVQEGGSSYHNVTALLQSIKVTNV